From a region of the Argiope bruennichi chromosome 8, qqArgBrue1.1, whole genome shotgun sequence genome:
- the LOC129981594 gene encoding syntenin-1-like yields the protein MSLYPSLEDMKVDQLARAQIAHAAQAAHPPPYPSTTHSAAYPATAPPYPTTPESRPVPADKYATLYPVLDEYMGLQISQHQQHYPSTAVVPASQNTVAVPSTKPTTMVAPISGNSIGLARAQVTHGLREVLLCKDGNGRVGLRVQAVNKGVFIILVQKNTPASLAGLRFGDQILMINDVAVAGMSMDDVHKMIKKANPERITMVVRDRPFERTITVHKDSAGTVGFGFKNGKIINLVKDSSAARNGVLIDHNLLEVNGQNVVGLKDKEISAIIREAPSPVTVTIMPSFIYDHMLKNTASSFIKKTMDHTIPDL from the exons GCCCAGATAGCTCATGCAGCCCAAGCAGCTCATCCACCTCCTTACCCAAGTACCACTCACTCAGCAGCTTACCCAGCTACTGCACCACCATATCCTACAACTCCAGAATCCAGACCTGTGCCTGCTGATAAATATGCAACTCTCTATCCAGTTTTGGATGAATACATGGGTCTTCAAATATCTCAACATCAACAGCATTATCCATCTACTGCAGTTGTTCCTGCCAGTCAG aacaCTGTTGCTGTTCCTTCCACAAAGCCAACAACTATGGTAGCTCCCATTTCTGGCAATTCTATTGGACTTGCAAGGGCTCAGGTGACCCATGGCTTAAGAGAAGTACTATTGTGCAAAGATGGAAATGGACGAGTTGGTCTCAGAGTCCAGGCTGTTAACAAG GGAGTTTTcatcattcttgtccaaaagaaCACACCTGCTTCTTTAGCTGGCCTAAGGTTTGGTGATCAGATTTTGATGATTAATGATGTTGCCGTTGCTGGAATGTCCATGGATGATGTACATAAGATGATCAAGAAAGCCAACCCAGAAAGAATTACAATGGTTGTGAGGGATAG accTTTTGAAAGAACAATTACTGTTCACAAGGATAGTGCAGGCACTGTTGGTTTTggattcaaaaatggaaaaatcatCAATCTCGTCAAAGATTCTTCAGCAGCCAGAAATGGAGTACTTATTGATCACAATCTTCTTGAA GTAAATGGCCAAAATGTTGTTggattaaaagataaagaaatatcCGCCATTATCAGAGAGGCTCCTTCTCCAGTCACAGTGACAATAATGCCTTCCTTCATATATGATCACATGCTAAAAAA tACTGCATCAAgctttattaaaaagacaatggATCATACAATTCCTGACTTGTAA
- the LOC129981526 gene encoding uncharacterized protein LOC129981526 isoform X2, which yields MKKMKNSGNGKVKRPERPLYIPPAFRSKSDKEYEDEMEYAKNKYGNGNSNYSLEKDDHSREKLTNTVSKRVRFESSCSSSNPKSTSDESYKDDDSSDFEDFVPEDDLNISEETNENNSNDPWKIGEKMPARNHHGIEIENYQNDDKIPNRISMQPESDSDSKSYSNQLPNSESSETKPEKGLFDNYDDNISDIESVIDNNTKMKGVLTSSPNSDVVEEKVLNAAKYVPEEDSMLELTLHGQNDLHETIISDNKNFDAFCDLPSIENQPPDYTEIFGNNYIPPPVPPPVSGFRLPPIHRMPSLASSPYELFAPPRASLHNRPRLLTQLRYPRHILVPSIRLCSDIPHLPVSSYSSSYRPSIRHHVLAPSLLPIPPPIKPYDHYLQ from the coding sequence atgaaaaaaatgaaaaattctggaAATGGGAAAGTGAAACGACCTGAAAGACCACTATACATTCCACCAGCGTTTCGTTCAAAATCGGACAAGGAATACGAAGATGAGATGGAATATGCTAAAAATAAGTATGGAAATGGGAACTCAAATTATTCTTTGGAAAAAGATGATCATTCACGGGAAAAGCTTACAAATACAGTTTCGAAAAGGGTGCGATTCGAGAGTTCTTGCTCTTCATCTAATCCAAAAAGTACATCAGACGAATCTTATAAAGATGATGATTCTAGTGACTTTGAAGACTTTGTACCCGAGGATGATTTAAATATTAGTGAAGAAacgaatgaaaataattcaaatgatccTTGGAAGATAGGAGAAAAAATGCCTGCCAGAAATCATCATGGTATCgaaattgaaaattatcagaACGACGATAAAATACCAAACAGAATTTCGATGCAACCTGAAAGTGATTCGGACTCAAAATCTTATTCAAATCAGCTACCGAATTCAGAGTCAAGTGAAACAAAACCTGAAAAAggattatttgataattatgatGATAATATCTCGGATATTGAATCTGTTATTGACAACAATACGAAAATGAAAGGTGTATTAACTTCCAGTCCTAATTCCGATGTAGTCGAAGAAAAGGTTTTGAATGCAGCTAAATATGTGCCTGAAGAAGATAGTATGTTAGAATTGACATTACATGGTCAAAATGATCTCCATGAAACTATTATCAGCGACAATAAGAATTTCGATGCTTTCTGTGATCTTCCATCAATTGAGAATCAGCCACCAGATTACACAGAAATTTTTGGCAATAATTACATTCCTCCTCCTGTTCCGCCACCAGTGTCTGGTTTTCGATTGCCACCAATACATCGTATGCCATCACTTGCTTCATCACCATATGAGCTTTTTGCCCCTCCTCGTGCTTCACTCCATAATAGGCCACGGTTGCTTACTCAGCTAAGATATCCTCGACATATACTTGTTCCATCCATTCGGCTATGTTCGGATATTCCACATCTCCCTGTTTCTTCATACAGTTCATCATATAGGCCTTCTATACGACATCATGTCTTGGCACCATCTTTGTTACCTATTCCTCCACCAATTAAGCCGT